One Gemmatimonadota bacterium DNA window includes the following coding sequences:
- a CDS encoding NTP transferase domain-containing protein, whose amino-acid sequence MKAIIPVAGSGSRLRPVTLETPKALVPVAGKPVLEYLLDQVTGMGIRDVVLVISPSGDAIRRYVDRRDDLEARYVVQREPLGIGHAVHLCADLVDDEPLLVLLGDVIYLSDFAFLAGEPSGNAIGVKRVSGDLSRYGLVEVEDGRITRLVEKPDHPESDLAIAGIYCFSSPRSLMEGLETLVRSGRRTRNEYQLTDALQWMVEQGEHLVPFEVDDLYDCGTPDRLLEANRRLLDLNGGRCDIPGSVIIPPVAIASDARVHRSVIGPYVAISSRASVARTVVRDATIGSHARIENCDLRGSIVTPHAVLADTVRRVSVGRGGLGSPHSPEGPHSPDGVESAHCEVFV is encoded by the coding sequence ATGAAAGCCATCATTCCCGTCGCTGGCAGCGGCAGCCGATTGCGCCCCGTCACGCTTGAAACCCCCAAGGCCTTGGTCCCCGTCGCCGGCAAGCCGGTGTTGGAATACCTGCTCGACCAGGTAACCGGCATGGGCATCCGCGACGTCGTGCTGGTGATCTCGCCATCGGGTGACGCCATCCGCCGGTACGTCGACCGGCGGGATGACCTCGAAGCCCGGTACGTCGTGCAACGCGAGCCGCTCGGGATCGGACACGCCGTGCACCTGTGTGCGGACCTCGTGGATGACGAGCCGCTCCTGGTCCTGCTGGGAGACGTCATCTATCTTTCTGATTTCGCTTTCCTGGCCGGGGAGCCGTCCGGCAACGCCATTGGCGTCAAGCGGGTCTCCGGTGACCTGAGCCGGTACGGACTGGTTGAAGTCGAGGACGGTCGGATCACCCGGCTGGTGGAGAAACCCGATCATCCCGAATCGGATCTCGCGATCGCCGGGATCTACTGTTTCTCCAGTCCGCGGTCGCTCATGGAAGGTCTGGAAACCCTGGTAAGGTCCGGCCGAAGGACCCGGAACGAGTATCAGCTGACGGACGCCCTGCAGTGGATGGTGGAACAGGGCGAACACCTGGTCCCCTTTGAAGTCGACGACTTGTACGACTGCGGCACGCCGGACCGCCTGCTGGAGGCCAACAGGCGGTTGCTCGACCTGAATGGGGGACGTTGCGACATTCCCGGCAGCGTGATCATTCCGCCGGTAGCCATCGCGTCCGACGCCCGTGTCCACCGGTCCGTCATCGGACCCTACGTCGCCATCTCGTCCCGGGCTTCCGTCGCCCGCACCGTCGTCCGTGACGCCACCATCGGAAGCCACGCCCGTATCGAGAACTGCGATCTCAGGGGTTCCATCGTTACCCCCCATGCCGTCCTGGCCGATACAGTAAGGCGAGTTTCGGTCGGCCGGGGTGGTCTGGGCAGCCCGCACAGCCCCGAAGGCCCGCACAGTCCGGACGGCGTGGAAAGCGCACACTGCGAAGTTTTCGTCTGA
- a CDS encoding YjgP/YjgQ family permease yields MSLITRYVLRLFVSAIAVSLVAFVSIFFVVDLIEQLDRFLDREVAPVYIALYYVYYTPYIFVLTIPVSLLLASLYTFGQLTRLGELTAMKASGLSVYRLLRPLLLVSAVVSACLFWAGEWLVPHTSMKRAEIQSEHVDLQGGAGQHVRNDVYFRGEGGRQFYIRVFDGRDAEGTGVFVTEFRDGLVSSVLSAESAAWKDGRWLLSNGVERRFRTGGGLSEYITFAELEQDRWSETPEDFMRGQKRPEEMSYDELDQLIQNVRRGGGDVQGYLVDLNLKIAFPSAGLIIVLLGGALASHLRRGGVAVGFALSIGICFVYWGLLRFAQAFGHAGLLEPMAAAWGANALFCLLALILLVRAPK; encoded by the coding sequence ATGTCCCTGATCACCCGGTACGTGCTCCGCCTGTTCGTCTCCGCCATCGCCGTCAGTCTGGTCGCCTTCGTCAGCATCTTCTTCGTGGTCGATCTCATCGAGCAACTGGATCGTTTCCTCGACCGCGAGGTGGCCCCGGTATACATCGCGCTCTACTACGTCTATTACACGCCCTATATCTTCGTACTCACGATTCCCGTCAGCCTGCTGCTCGCCAGCCTGTATACATTCGGCCAACTGACCAGACTGGGCGAGTTGACCGCCATGAAGGCATCGGGGCTCAGTGTGTACCGGCTGCTGCGGCCCCTGCTCCTCGTCAGCGCGGTGGTAAGCGCGTGCCTGTTCTGGGCCGGGGAATGGCTCGTGCCCCATACGAGCATGAAACGGGCCGAAATCCAGTCGGAACACGTCGACCTGCAGGGCGGAGCAGGGCAGCACGTCCGGAACGACGTGTATTTCAGGGGAGAGGGAGGGCGCCAGTTCTATATCCGCGTATTCGACGGACGCGACGCGGAGGGCACGGGGGTTTTCGTCACCGAATTCCGCGACGGCCTCGTCTCCAGCGTGCTCTCGGCGGAAAGCGCCGCCTGGAAGGACGGGCGCTGGCTGCTTTCCAACGGGGTGGAACGGCGGTTCCGGACGGGAGGCGGATTGTCCGAATACATAACATTCGCCGAACTGGAACAGGACAGATGGTCCGAAACGCCGGAAGATTTCATGCGTGGGCAGAAACGTCCCGAGGAGATGAGCTACGACGAACTCGACCAGTTGATACAGAACGTCCGGCGCGGAGGCGGAGACGTGCAGGGCTACCTGGTGGACCTCAACCTGAAGATCGCCTTTCCCAGCGCGGGGCTGATCATCGTGCTGCTGGGCGGAGCGCTGGCCTCTCACCTGAGACGGGGCGGCGTAGCGGTGGGATTCGCCCTGAGTATCGGCATATGTTTCGTATACTGGGGGCTGCTCCGCTTTGCCCAGGCCTTCGGACACGCGGGATTGCTCGAGCCCATGGCGGCGGCCTGGGGCGCAAACGCCCTCTTCTGCCTGCTGGCCCTTATACTGCTTGTCCGAGCGCCTAAGTGA
- a CDS encoding methionine adenosyltransferase — protein sequence MTPGYLFTSESVTEGHPDKVADQISDAVLDAVIEQDPYARVACETFVTTGLVVVGGEITTDGHVDAQSVARETVKSIGYTDSGFGLDWESCGVVVSLDQQSADIAMGVDRQGAGDQGMMFGYATNETPEMMPLPITLAHRLTRNLAAIRKNGAAPYLRPDGKSQVTVEYVDGQPRRIDTVVIAAQHDPDVSNEQIREDIVNEVIGPALPEELIDPGRIKYHVNATGRFVTGGPQGDAGLTGRKIIVDTYGGYCRHGGGAYSGKDPTKVDRSASYAARYVAKNVVAAGLAEKCEIQLAYVIGVAEPVSVNVNSFGTGAADDLEITRLIRKHFDLTPQGIIESLDLRRPIYRPTASYGHFGRNEAGFTWENCDKAEELRNHA from the coding sequence ATGACACCCGGTTACCTCTTCACTTCCGAATCCGTTACCGAAGGCCATCCCGACAAGGTCGCCGACCAGATCTCCGACGCGGTGCTGGACGCCGTCATCGAACAGGACCCCTACGCCCGCGTGGCCTGTGAAACCTTCGTCACGACGGGCCTGGTGGTCGTTGGTGGGGAAATCACGACGGACGGCCACGTGGACGCGCAAAGCGTGGCCCGCGAGACCGTCAAATCCATCGGGTATACGGATTCCGGGTTCGGGCTGGACTGGGAGTCATGCGGCGTGGTCGTCTCCCTCGACCAGCAGTCGGCCGACATCGCCATGGGGGTGGACCGGCAGGGCGCGGGCGACCAGGGAATGATGTTCGGCTACGCGACCAACGAGACCCCCGAGATGATGCCTCTGCCCATCACGCTGGCCCACCGGCTGACCCGGAACCTCGCGGCGATCCGGAAGAACGGCGCGGCCCCGTATCTGCGTCCCGACGGTAAATCGCAGGTCACGGTGGAATACGTCGATGGCCAGCCCCGCCGGATCGACACGGTGGTCATCGCCGCCCAGCACGACCCGGACGTTTCGAATGAGCAGATCCGGGAGGACATCGTCAACGAGGTAATCGGTCCCGCGTTGCCGGAGGAGTTGATCGACCCGGGCCGGATCAAGTACCACGTCAACGCGACCGGTCGTTTCGTCACCGGCGGACCCCAGGGAGACGCCGGCCTGACGGGCCGGAAGATCATCGTGGACACCTACGGCGGTTACTGCCGCCACGGGGGCGGGGCCTATTCGGGCAAGGACCCGACCAAGGTGGACCGCTCGGCTTCCTACGCGGCCCGCTACGTGGCCAAGAACGTCGTCGCGGCCGGACTGGCCGAGAAATGCGAGATCCAGCTCGCTTACGTCATCGGCGTGGCGGAGCCGGTTTCCGTCAACGTCAATTCCTTTGGTACCGGCGCGGCCGATGACCTGGAGATCACCCGTCTGATCCGCAAGCACTTCGACCTGACGCCCCAGGGCATCATCGAAAGCCTCGACCTGCGCCGGCCGATCTACCGCCCCACGGCGTCATACGGGCACTTCGGCCGCAACGAAGCGGGCTTCACCTGGGAGAATTGCGACAAGGCGGAGGAGCTCAGGAACCACGCCTGA
- a CDS encoding methylaspartate mutase, with product MSLPTEINVILATDCGSTTTKAILIERRDGAYRLVVRGEAPTTVEAPFEDVTRGVLNAVREVEEQSGREILDGERIVSPAEGGRGVDIYVSTSSAGGGLQMMVAGVVKSMTAESAERAALGAGAIVMETLASNDGRRPHERIERIRQLRPDMILLSGGVDGGTKSHVVEMAELIAAADPRPRLGSGYDLPVIYAGNADAREDIARILTERTELSQVDNLRPVLEAENLGPAREQIHTLFMEHVMAQAPGYGDLMAWTHVPIMPTPGAVGRMVRVVAERNGIDVLGVDIGGATTDVFSVFGGAFNRTVSANLGMSYSISNVLTEAGLENIARWLPFELTDADLKDRMGNKMIRPTSIPQTMEELIIEQAVAREALRLAFEQHRNFAVELKGVQQLRTISDTFDQQTGGRTLVDLMNLDLVIGSGGVLSHAPSRAQAALMMVDAFQPEGITNLAVDSIFMMPHLGVLSTVHETAALEVFDRDCLVHLGPCVAPVGTGSPGTPCATVKARTDDAEWTHQAAVGELVAIPAGEAEEVALEVVPSRGFDAGAGRGVTVARTVRSGPLGVIIDTRGRPLQQPEDAAERVETLQRDYRALDLFPESG from the coding sequence ATGTCCCTTCCAACAGAAATCAACGTCATCCTGGCCACGGACTGCGGCAGCACGACCACCAAGGCCATCCTGATCGAGCGGCGTGACGGCGCTTACCGTCTAGTCGTTCGTGGCGAAGCGCCGACGACCGTTGAGGCGCCATTCGAGGACGTCACGCGGGGCGTCCTCAACGCGGTGCGCGAGGTGGAGGAGCAGTCCGGCCGCGAGATCCTCGACGGAGAAAGGATCGTGTCGCCCGCCGAGGGCGGCCGAGGGGTGGACATCTACGTTTCGACGAGCAGCGCGGGCGGCGGGCTTCAGATGATGGTGGCCGGCGTGGTCAAGAGCATGACCGCCGAAAGTGCCGAACGGGCGGCCCTGGGCGCGGGCGCCATCGTCATGGAAACCCTGGCGTCCAACGATGGGCGTCGGCCCCACGAGCGCATCGAACGAATACGCCAGCTCCGTCCTGACATGATCCTGCTGTCCGGCGGCGTGGACGGCGGCACGAAGTCCCACGTGGTCGAGATGGCCGAGTTGATCGCCGCGGCGGACCCAAGACCCCGATTGGGCAGCGGCTACGATCTGCCGGTGATCTACGCCGGGAACGCCGACGCCCGTGAAGACATTGCCCGGATCCTGACCGAACGGACGGAACTCAGCCAGGTGGACAACCTGCGGCCCGTGCTCGAAGCGGAGAACCTGGGCCCCGCCCGGGAACAGATCCACACCCTGTTCATGGAACACGTAATGGCCCAGGCGCCTGGGTACGGCGACCTGATGGCGTGGACACACGTGCCGATCATGCCTACGCCCGGCGCCGTGGGACGGATGGTGCGGGTCGTCGCGGAACGAAACGGAATCGACGTGCTGGGCGTTGATATCGGCGGTGCGACCACCGACGTGTTTTCGGTCTTCGGCGGCGCGTTCAACCGGACCGTCAGCGCCAATCTCGGCATGAGCTACAGCATTTCCAACGTGTTGACGGAGGCAGGACTGGAGAACATCGCGCGGTGGCTGCCCTTTGAATTGACCGACGCCGACCTGAAGGACCGCATGGGCAACAAGATGATCCGGCCCACCAGCATTCCCCAGACCATGGAGGAGCTGATCATCGAGCAGGCCGTGGCCCGCGAGGCCCTGCGGCTGGCCTTCGAGCAGCACAGGAACTTCGCCGTCGAGTTGAAGGGCGTGCAACAGCTTAGAACGATATCGGACACCTTCGACCAGCAGACGGGCGGCCGGACCCTGGTCGACCTGATGAACCTGGACCTGGTCATCGGCAGCGGGGGCGTGCTCTCCCACGCGCCGAGCCGGGCGCAGGCCGCGCTGATGATGGTGGACGCCTTCCAACCCGAGGGCATCACGAACCTGGCGGTGGACAGCATCTTCATGATGCCCCACCTGGGCGTGCTGTCGACCGTACATGAAACCGCGGCGCTGGAGGTCTTCGACCGGGATTGCCTCGTCCATCTCGGTCCGTGCGTCGCACCCGTGGGTACCGGATCGCCCGGCACCCCGTGCGCGACTGTAAAGGCGAGGACGGATGACGCGGAATGGACGCACCAGGCGGCCGTGGGCGAACTGGTCGCGATTCCGGCCGGGGAGGCCGAGGAGGTTGCCCTGGAGGTCGTACCGTCCCGGGGATTCGACGCCGGCGCTGGACGGGGCGTGACCGTCGCCCGTACCGTACGGAGCGGCCCCCTGGGCGTGATCATCGACACCCGCGGCAGACCGCTTCAACAGCCGGAGGACGCGGCAGAACGGGTAGAAACGCTGCAGAGGGACTACCGCGCACTCGACCTTTTTCCGGAGTCCGGCTGA
- a CDS encoding response regulator transcription factor yields MDELRSRGFRHAPAVIVLTGCDAIGDLDVTRGIDDFICAPYNVREFDLRIKNVLWRRHSVQIQDMIVWGDLLINLGNYEVTIRGKAIDLTLKEYELLKHLARHRGRVFTRDELLTAVWGYDYFSGTRTVDVHVRRLRMKIERHGVHIITTVRGVGYKFGD; encoded by the coding sequence ATGGACGAACTGCGGTCGCGCGGGTTCCGGCACGCCCCCGCGGTCATCGTCCTGACCGGCTGTGACGCCATCGGCGACCTCGACGTCACCCGGGGAATCGACGATTTCATCTGCGCGCCATACAACGTCCGCGAGTTCGATCTTCGCATCAAGAACGTCCTCTGGCGGCGCCACAGCGTGCAGATCCAGGATATGATCGTCTGGGGCGACCTGCTGATCAACCTGGGCAACTACGAAGTCACGATCCGGGGCAAGGCGATCGACCTGACCCTCAAGGAGTACGAGTTGCTCAAGCACCTGGCCCGGCACAGGGGACGGGTGTTTACGCGGGACGAGCTGCTGACCGCCGTCTGGGGATACGATTATTTCAGCGGTACGAGGACGGTGGACGTGCACGTGAGACGGCTGCGCATGAAGATCGAACGCCACGGCGTGCATATCATCACGACCGTCCGGGGCGTCGGCTACAAATTCGGAGATTGA
- a CDS encoding carboxylate-amine ligase encodes MTLEEMTLGVEEEYQIIDPESRELTSYISEFLEKGKRVFRDQVKPEFLQSQVEMGTEVCKDIKEVRREIARLRSMVSEIAEKSGHRIVAAGTHPFSRWQEQEITEKDRYRSLVADLQYVARRLLIFGMHIHVGIPDRELRIDTMNQISYFMPHVLALSSSSPFWMGDNTGLKSYRSIVFSELPRTGIPDRFDSAAEYDHFIQTMIKTGCMDEPTKIWWDVRPHPRFPTLELRICDCITEIDEVVAIVALVRAVATKLIRLRRENQSWRYYRRDLVAENKWRAIKDGLDGNLVDFGKEEEVPLRFLIEELLDIVDDVVDPLGVREEIEYIRVMLERGSSADRQLRTYDETGDLKAVVDQLAEETVTGL; translated from the coding sequence ATGACCTTAGAAGAAATGACCCTCGGCGTCGAAGAGGAATACCAGATCATCGACCCCGAGTCGCGGGAACTGACCTCCTACATCTCCGAGTTTCTCGAAAAGGGGAAGCGGGTCTTTCGCGACCAGGTCAAGCCGGAATTCCTTCAGTCCCAGGTGGAAATGGGCACCGAGGTCTGCAAGGACATCAAGGAAGTCCGGAGGGAGATCGCCCGGCTTCGAAGCATGGTATCCGAAATTGCCGAAAAGAGCGGCCACCGGATCGTGGCGGCCGGCACCCATCCCTTTTCCCGCTGGCAGGAGCAGGAAATCACCGAGAAAGACCGGTACCGCAGCCTGGTCGCCGACCTGCAGTACGTCGCCCGCCGCCTGCTCATCTTCGGCATGCACATCCACGTCGGCATACCCGACCGGGAACTGCGGATCGACACCATGAACCAGATCAGCTATTTCATGCCCCACGTCCTGGCTCTTTCTTCTTCGTCCCCCTTCTGGATGGGAGACAACACGGGGCTCAAATCCTATCGAAGCATCGTGTTCTCCGAGTTGCCGAGGACCGGCATACCCGATCGTTTCGACTCGGCTGCCGAATACGACCATTTCATCCAGACGATGATCAAGACCGGCTGCATGGACGAGCCCACGAAGATCTGGTGGGACGTGCGGCCCCATCCCCGTTTTCCCACGCTGGAGCTGCGGATCTGCGACTGCATCACCGAGATCGACGAAGTGGTGGCGATCGTAGCCCTGGTCAGGGCGGTGGCGACCAAGTTGATCAGGCTGCGCCGCGAGAACCAGTCATGGCGGTACTACCGGCGCGACCTGGTGGCCGAGAACAAGTGGCGCGCCATCAAGGACGGGCTGGACGGGAACCTGGTCGACTTCGGCAAGGAAGAGGAGGTGCCCTTGCGGTTCCTTATCGAGGAACTGCTGGATATCGTGGACGACGTCGTGGATCCACTCGGAGTACGTGAGGAGATCGAATACATCCGGGTCATGCTCGAGCGGGGCAGCAGCGCGGACCGGCAACTCAGAACTTATGATGAAACCGGTGACCTGAAGGCGGTCGTGGATCAATTGGCCGAGGAGACGGTGACGGGACTGTGA
- a CDS encoding YjgP/YjgQ family permease → MTLPVHLYRYVFKAHVGPFLFSFVVITFILVMDIIFQIADLIIGKNLDLFIVLEVFFLNLAWIVAVSIPMSVLVASLMAFGRLSADNEVTALKAGGVSFFQMVSPVLAAGILLGSGHLFFMDVILPEANYRARSLMNDIHRARPTLLFNANIFMKDIPGYSILIDRVNPRNNEISGITIYETGNLRYPRLMTAESGEFHVNETGSRLDLMLYDGELLQQDESSGRYFKEIFERQRFTIRTEPAGVQRSEAGIRGDRELNIEMMRARIDEWQQEIDAASAKLVPGPIYPDAKADSLEAARARAERTVSLRQRQKNSYIVEIHKKYAISAACFVFVLIGAPLGVRIRRGSIGVSVGVSLCFFLLYWACLLGGEELADRDMIDPVWAMWAANIVIGVPGAFLVWVTGRDRI, encoded by the coding sequence ATGACCCTCCCGGTTCACCTCTACCGATACGTGTTCAAGGCGCACGTCGGTCCCTTTCTTTTCTCCTTCGTGGTCATCACGTTCATCCTCGTGATGGACATCATATTTCAGATCGCCGACCTCATCATCGGAAAGAACCTCGACCTGTTCATCGTGCTCGAGGTGTTTTTCCTCAACCTGGCATGGATCGTCGCCGTATCGATCCCCATGTCCGTGCTGGTCGCCAGCCTCATGGCCTTCGGCCGGCTTTCGGCCGATAACGAGGTCACCGCGCTCAAGGCAGGCGGCGTCAGTTTCTTCCAGATGGTCTCGCCGGTCCTGGCAGCGGGAATCCTCCTTGGGAGCGGCCACCTGTTCTTCATGGACGTCATACTGCCCGAAGCCAACTACCGGGCGCGTTCGCTCATGAACGACATCCACCGTGCGCGTCCCACGTTGCTCTTCAACGCAAACATATTCATGAAGGACATTCCGGGATACAGCATCCTGATCGACCGGGTCAACCCGAGAAACAACGAAATCTCCGGTATCACCATCTACGAGACGGGGAACCTGCGCTACCCGCGCCTCATGACGGCGGAGTCCGGTGAATTCCACGTCAACGAGACGGGGAGCCGGCTCGATCTCATGCTGTACGACGGAGAACTGCTTCAGCAGGACGAATCATCGGGGCGCTATTTCAAAGAGATCTTCGAGCGGCAGCGATTCACGATCCGCACCGAGCCGGCCGGCGTCCAGCGGTCGGAGGCGGGAATCCGGGGCGACCGCGAGCTGAACATCGAGATGATGCGCGCCAGAATCGATGAATGGCAACAAGAGATCGACGCAGCATCCGCAAAATTGGTACCCGGGCCGATTTACCCGGATGCGAAGGCGGATTCCCTCGAGGCGGCGAGAGCACGGGCGGAGCGGACGGTCTCGCTGAGACAGCGGCAGAAGAACAGCTACATCGTGGAGATCCACAAGAAGTACGCCATTTCAGCGGCCTGTTTCGTCTTCGTGCTGATCGGCGCGCCGCTGGGGGTTCGCATCCGCCGCGGCAGCATCGGCGTCAGCGTGGGCGTCAGCCTGTGCTTCTTCCTGCTGTACTGGGCCTGTCTGCTCGGCGGTGAAGAACTGGCGGACCGCGACATGATCGATCCCGTCTGGGCGATGTGGGCGGCGAATATCGTCATCGGCGTTCCCGGTGCCTTCCTGGTCTGGGTTACTGGCCGGGACCGCATCTGA
- a CDS encoding single-stranded DNA-binding protein, whose amino-acid sequence MASLNKVILIGNLGADPEMRYTPAGRAVVNFRMATTRQWNTQDGERREETEWHRIVAFSKLAEICGQYLKKGAPVYVEGRLQTRSWEDQNGMKRYMTEIVANEMQMLSARQQNELASDAPGGTKSTATEVPPSSPESDSDDDLPF is encoded by the coding sequence ATGGCCAGTTTGAATAAAGTCATTCTGATCGGTAATCTCGGCGCGGATCCCGAGATGAGGTACACGCCTGCCGGCCGGGCCGTAGTAAACTTCCGCATGGCCACGACGCGCCAGTGGAACACGCAGGACGGAGAACGGCGGGAAGAAACGGAATGGCACCGTATCGTGGCCTTTTCGAAACTGGCGGAGATCTGCGGCCAGTATCTCAAGAAAGGCGCGCCGGTGTATGTCGAAGGACGGCTGCAGACCCGTTCCTGGGAGGATCAGAACGGGATGAAACGGTACATGACCGAGATCGTGGCGAACGAGATGCAAATGCTGAGTGCCCGCCAGCAGAATGAGCTTGCATCGGACGCGCCCGGAGGAACCAAAAGCACGGCGACGGAAGTGCCGCCTTCTTCGCCCGAGTCCGATTCCGACGACGATCTTCCGTTTTGA
- a CDS encoding VOC family protein — MRITLTSVAVDDQQKALRFYTEILGFQLKHNIPMGEHAWITVVSADDPDGTELALEPDVHPAVRPFKKALVEDGIPWTAFSVDDVAAEHERLEAKGVRFVQPPTDAGTVVIAAFDDTCGNLIQIMEEKDQA; from the coding sequence ATGAGAATCACCCTGACCAGCGTCGCGGTAGATGACCAGCAGAAGGCGCTTCGCTTTTACACTGAAATCCTTGGTTTCCAGTTGAAGCACAACATTCCTATGGGCGAACACGCCTGGATCACCGTGGTTTCCGCGGATGATCCGGACGGGACGGAGCTGGCGCTCGAGCCTGACGTACATCCCGCAGTGCGTCCGTTCAAGAAGGCCCTTGTGGAGGACGGCATCCCCTGGACCGCCTTCTCGGTCGACGACGTCGCAGCCGAACACGAACGTCTCGAGGCTAAGGGTGTGCGATTCGTACAGCCGCCAACGGATGCCGGGACTGTTGTTATCGCCGCCTTCGACGATACATGTGGCAACTTGATTCAGATTATGGAAGAGAAAGATCAAGCGTGA
- a CDS encoding sulfatase-like hydrolase/transferase, protein MPTRSRPNILWISFEDTGPYYGCYGDPVARTPNVDRFAEEGCRWTRCFSTSGVCAPARSAIITGMYATSIGTHHMRTTHADPAVPKLPTPYSAVPPHYVKCFTEYLRAAGYYCTNNFKTDYQFDPPLTAWDDQGDAVHWRNRPDPDQPFFAVFNLMRSHESGMWPEKCPSPEFDPAAIEPPPHLPDTPKVREALARMYTHIAHNDREFGTLLEQLEADGLADHTYVFNWSDHGPLPRGKRWPYDAGIHVPLIARGPDMEGGRVCEDLVSTIDLGPTMLSLAGVEIPHHIQGRAFLGEHARPSRDYVYASRDRHDVSYDMVRAVRDGRYKYIRNYRPDLPYLSWIPYRNRHPIMQEIWKLHLEDGLDEAQSALFRYPRPVEEFYDTAVDPHEVDNLAANPRFRGDLERMRDALDTWLDETGDMGRISESEMVRNWYPEGRQPETAPVVCVPLCTESPGIDPALEGGSFEGPVLLQLHCATQGASIAYTLETGDDPHWLLYTEPLCLDAGEYLVRARAIRIGYLESPEIRAKFVVREA, encoded by the coding sequence GTGCCCACACGATCCAGACCCAACATCCTGTGGATTTCCTTCGAGGACACCGGCCCTTACTACGGTTGCTACGGCGACCCAGTAGCTCGTACTCCGAACGTGGACCGATTCGCGGAAGAGGGGTGCCGGTGGACGCGCTGCTTCTCCACGTCGGGGGTCTGCGCCCCTGCCCGCTCTGCGATCATTACCGGGATGTACGCCACCTCCATCGGCACGCACCACATGCGGACCACCCACGCCGATCCCGCTGTACCCAAGTTGCCCACGCCCTACTCCGCGGTTCCGCCCCACTACGTCAAGTGCTTCACAGAATACCTGCGGGCGGCGGGCTACTACTGCACGAACAACTTCAAGACCGACTACCAGTTCGATCCGCCGCTGACGGCCTGGGACGACCAGGGCGACGCGGTCCACTGGCGAAACCGGCCTGATCCGGACCAGCCCTTCTTCGCGGTCTTCAACCTCATGCGCAGCCACGAGAGCGGGATGTGGCCGGAAAAGTGCCCTTCGCCCGAGTTCGATCCCGCAGCCATCGAGCCGCCGCCCCACCTGCCCGACACACCGAAGGTCAGGGAGGCCCTGGCCCGCATGTACACCCATATCGCCCACAACGACCGGGAATTCGGCACGCTACTGGAGCAACTGGAAGCAGACGGACTCGCCGACCATACCTACGTCTTCAACTGGAGCGACCACGGACCCCTGCCCCGGGGCAAGCGCTGGCCTTATGACGCGGGCATTCACGTGCCGCTCATCGCGCGGGGACCGGACATGGAAGGCGGGCGGGTATGCGAAGACCTGGTCAGTACGATCGACCTGGGTCCCACGATGCTGTCCCTGGCGGGCGTCGAAATCCCGCACCATATCCAGGGCCGCGCCTTTCTCGGGGAGCATGCCCGGCCGTCACGGGACTATGTCTACGCCAGCAGGGACCGCCACGACGTGTCCTACGACATGGTCAGGGCCGTGCGCGACGGCCGGTACAAGTACATCCGGAACTACCGGCCCGATCTGCCGTATCTTTCCTGGATCCCCTATCGAAACCGCCATCCGATCATGCAGGAAATATGGAAGCTGCACCTGGAAGACGGTCTGGACGAGGCGCAGTCGGCCCTGTTCCGGTACCCCAGGCCCGTGGAGGAGTTTTACGACACGGCGGTTGACCCCCATGAAGTAGACAACCTGGCCGCCAATCCCCGGTTCCGCGGTGACCTGGAACGGATGCGCGACGCGCTCGACACCTGGCTCGATGAGACCGGGGACATGGGCAGGATCTCCGAAAGCGAGATGGTCCGGAACTGGTATCCGGAGGGCCGCCAGCCCGAGACCGCCCCCGTGGTCTGCGTGCCCCTATGCACTGAAAGTCCCGGAATCGATCCTGCGCTGGAGGGCGGCTCGTTCGAAGGCCCGGTGCTGCTGCAGCTTCACTGTGCCACACAGGGCGCTTCCATCGCTTACACGCTCGAGACGGGGGATGATCCCCACTGGCTGTTGTATACCGAACCGCTGTGTCTTGATGCAGGTGAGTACCTGGTAAGGGCGCGGGCGATACGCATCGGATACCTTGAAAGCCCGGAGATCCGGGCAAAGTTCGTGGTTCGGGAAGCGTGA